From one Selenomonadales bacterium genomic stretch:
- a CDS encoding GNAT family N-acetyltransferase translates to MGEGTNVTISRAGEADIAALCNFESQARVTEPGVLSAEFDEELYAHFLDSLRLSSSRDSAILIAAEGNRLVGRCDVAIIRSTMDGMVTGYIDWIYVLKPSRCQGIAARLLLAAEGFFRDAGCKRYYLFTADNEEAQAFYHRNPSLSFARREVAEKVL, encoded by the coding sequence ATGGGGGAAGGAACTAACGTGACAATTAGCCGTGCGGGTGAAGCTGACATCGCCGCCCTGTGTAACTTTGAAAGCCAGGCCAGGGTTACGGAGCCAGGAGTCCTCTCCGCTGAGTTTGACGAGGAGCTTTACGCTCATTTCTTGGATTCATTACGGCTCAGCAGTTCACGTGACAGTGCCATCCTTATAGCGGCCGAAGGTAATCGCCTGGTCGGAAGATGCGACGTGGCGATAATTAGAAGCACCATGGATGGAATGGTGACCGGGTACATTGATTGGATTTATGTGCTAAAGCCTAGTCGGTGCCAAGGAATTGCCGCAAGGCTGCTGTTAGCTGCGGAGGGGTTTTTCAGGGACGCAGGGTGTAAGCGCTACTATTTGTTTACAGCCGATAATGAGGAAGCGCAGGCTTTCTATCATAGGAATCCCAGCTTGAGCTTTGCCAGGCGTGAAGTTGCAGAAAAGGTCTTATAA
- a CDS encoding TldD/PmbA family protein, translating into MEGLLGKALKLADQADVYARKSVQHAVSFQASKLKDITYNEEEGWTLRLIKDGRLGSATTSKPGSFDVLLSYAANTVKYGSPVGYSLPGASALQAPRTFDPRVKEVTQQEMLDIAGDLVGALNSYDPRIKAMAGVSKAFGTVELVNSAGFQGMGEVTGWQMYFGGELVSEDGFLQVYDWMAQSDYLPHTESMKASVIESFRLAKENVSIKPGQYPVIFAPGEVSCVVDPLLACLNGVGISRGFSPFKGRIGELAFDPRFSLIDDALVDGALGSKGFDREGVPTARRALIDSGKISGYLLDLQTAHLLNMSPTGNGGGASPVSNNTIVLGGDKSYGEMLAGIDEGVLIENTMGAWAGNPYGGQVSGNIALGYKIEKGRVVGRIKDCMFSVNVFTDLRDNLAALSREQHWRGNTCYPYLQLANVNISTKS; encoded by the coding sequence ATGGAAGGATTACTGGGCAAGGCTCTTAAGCTAGCCGACCAGGCGGACGTTTACGCCAGAAAGTCGGTACAGCACGCTGTGTCGTTCCAAGCGAGTAAGCTCAAAGACATCACCTACAACGAAGAAGAAGGGTGGACGCTACGCCTAATTAAAGACGGGCGCCTCGGTTCGGCCACCACCAGCAAGCCCGGCAGCTTCGATGTCCTGCTGAGTTACGCAGCGAATACCGTGAAGTATGGCAGTCCGGTAGGGTATAGTCTGCCTGGGGCAAGTGCGCTGCAGGCACCGCGCACGTTCGACCCGCGCGTCAAAGAAGTGACCCAGCAGGAAATGCTAGATATCGCCGGGGACTTAGTCGGCGCCCTTAACAGCTATGACCCAAGAATTAAGGCCATGGCTGGTGTCAGCAAGGCCTTTGGCACGGTTGAGCTTGTAAACTCGGCCGGGTTTCAGGGGATGGGTGAAGTCACCGGATGGCAGATGTATTTTGGCGGCGAGCTAGTTAGCGAGGACGGCTTCCTGCAAGTTTACGACTGGATGGCGCAGTCCGACTATTTGCCGCACACAGAGAGCATGAAGGCGAGCGTTATCGAGTCCTTCCGCTTGGCCAAAGAGAACGTCAGCATAAAGCCCGGGCAATATCCGGTCATCTTTGCACCGGGTGAAGTAAGCTGCGTGGTCGACCCGCTCTTAGCTTGCCTTAACGGCGTAGGTATTTCGCGCGGCTTCTCGCCTTTTAAGGGGCGCATCGGAGAACTGGCCTTTGACCCGCGCTTTAGCTTGATTGACGATGCCTTGGTCGACGGGGCCTTGGGCAGCAAGGGCTTTGACCGCGAGGGCGTACCGACGGCGCGGCGGGCTCTAATCGACAGCGGCAAGATAAGCGGCTATTTGCTGGATTTACAGACGGCCCATCTCTTAAATATGTCCCCGACCGGCAACGGCGGCGGCGCAAGTCCGGTATCCAATAACACCATAGTGCTAGGGGGCGACAAATCCTATGGCGAAATGCTCGCCGGCATTGACGAGGGCGTGCTTATCGAAAACACCATGGGCGCTTGGGCGGGCAACCCCTATGGCGGTCAGGTCAGCGGCAACATTGCGCTCGGGTACAAAATAGAGAAGGGCAGAGTTGTCGGGCGCATTAAGGACTGCATGTTCTCAGTCAACGTCTTTACCGACCTGCGCGACAACCTAGCGGCCCTCAGCCGCGAGCAACACTGGCGCGGCAACACCTGCTACCCCTACCTCCAACTCGCGAACGTCAACATCTCAACCAAGAGCTAA
- a CDS encoding type II toxin-antitoxin system RelB/DinJ family antitoxin translates to MSDTTNVSIRIDVQLKKQAEELFSDLGLNMTTAMTIFLRQAVRSQGIPFEISRVPNADTIAAMKEAEIIVRDPNAKGYTDLASLFRDLKA, encoded by the coding sequence ATGAGCGACACGACGAATGTAAGCATCCGGATTGATGTTCAACTTAAGAAGCAGGCCGAAGAGCTCTTCTCGGACTTGGGACTTAATATGACGACGGCGATGACGATTTTCCTTCGTCAAGCCGTTCGCAGCCAAGGGATCCCGTTTGAGATTTCGCGTGTTCCGAACGCTGACACCATTGCCGCAATGAAAGAAGCCGAAATCATTGTTCGCGACCCGAATGCAAAGGGGTATACTGATCTTGCCTCGTTGTTTAGGGACTTGAAAGCGTGA
- a CDS encoding M42 family metallopeptidase, with protein sequence MNIDVNYIVQQLVHIAMTPSPVGYTGEVIEYLRAEFDKLGLSTRLLNKGGLLATLPGKNDDEHRTLSGHVDTLGGMVKEIKSSGRLKLAKIGGYTMNSVEGEHCTVITATGAKFTGTILTTKQSVHVYGPDASKQERSDDNMEIRLDAVVKNKEDVTKLGISVGDYIAFDPRTTVTESGFVKSRHLDDKASVAVLLGVAKYFADNKLSPARTTHFFITNYEETGHGASVGTPPKTTEFMAVDMGCIGEGLSCTEHDVSICAKDSGGPYDYALRQQLVALAEELKLPYAVDIYPYYGSDAGAALRAGADVRTALIGPGVDASHAHERTHQSALEATAKLCVAYLLS encoded by the coding sequence ATGAACATCGACGTCAACTACATTGTCCAGCAACTAGTGCACATCGCCATGACTCCGAGCCCGGTGGGGTATACGGGAGAAGTCATCGAGTACTTACGGGCGGAGTTCGACAAGCTCGGCCTCTCCACCCGGCTACTTAACAAGGGAGGGCTCCTAGCCACTCTGCCAGGCAAAAACGATGATGAGCATCGCACGCTAAGCGGCCATGTCGACACGCTCGGCGGCATGGTTAAGGAAATTAAGAGCAGCGGCCGACTCAAGCTCGCCAAGATTGGCGGCTACACCATGAACTCCGTCGAGGGCGAGCACTGCACGGTCATTACCGCAACAGGCGCAAAGTTTACAGGCACTATCCTGACGACAAAGCAGTCCGTGCATGTCTATGGACCGGATGCGAGTAAGCAAGAGCGCAGTGATGACAATATGGAAATTCGGCTTGACGCAGTGGTTAAGAACAAAGAAGACGTCACGAAGCTAGGCATTAGCGTCGGCGACTACATCGCCTTTGACCCGCGCACGACCGTAACCGAGTCGGGCTTTGTAAAGTCGCGACACCTCGACGACAAGGCCTCGGTAGCTGTGCTACTTGGCGTAGCCAAATACTTTGCCGACAACAAGCTGTCTCCCGCGCGCACTACGCATTTCTTTATCACTAATTATGAGGAAACCGGCCACGGGGCGAGTGTGGGCACGCCGCCTAAGACTACGGAGTTTATGGCCGTCGACATGGGCTGCATCGGCGAAGGGCTAAGCTGCACCGAACACGACGTGTCGATTTGCGCCAAAGACTCCGGCGGCCCCTACGACTATGCGCTCCGCCAGCAGCTCGTAGCACTCGCCGAGGAGCTAAAACTTCCGTACGCTGTGGACATCTATCCTTATTATGGCTCCGACGCCGGAGCAGCCTTGCGTGCCGGCGCAGACGTGCGCACAGCCCTGATTGGGCCGGGCGTAGACGCATCCCACGCGCACGAGCGCACCCATCAAAGCGCACTCGAAGCAACAGCTAAGCTTTGCGTGGCGTATTTGCTGAGCTAG
- a CDS encoding type II toxin-antitoxin system YafQ family toxin, whose protein sequence is MKYTVKLTSRFRKDYKLMSKRNLDMSLLDEIIAKLAQGMPLPSNNRDHELAGYYVGHRECHIQPDWLLIYRIENEVLVLTLTRTGTHSDLF, encoded by the coding sequence GTGAAGTACACTGTCAAGCTAACAAGCAGATTCCGCAAGGACTACAAGCTGATGTCAAAGCGCAACCTCGACATGTCCTTGCTCGATGAAATCATCGCTAAGCTAGCGCAGGGCATGCCGCTTCCTTCGAACAACCGCGACCATGAATTAGCTGGTTACTATGTCGGACATCGAGAGTGTCACATCCAGCCCGATTGGTTGCTGATCTATCGCATCGAGAACGAAGTTCTTGTTCTGACGCTAACCCGCACGGGGACTCACAGCGACTTGTTCTAA
- a CDS encoding TldD/PmbA family protein — protein MKELLRQALNASTADYCEIRLEETHVTSIEYRGKNLDQLSQRLQYGGNVRALVDGGWGFVSFNRLDNLEEQVRQACAQARVLGAIKQGKSQMAQVPVVDTEVKTAVQQDPRAVTLEEKINLFSRYNDLILNFHPAITGSVIRYFDRYINLYFANTDGSYVAQEKFDIGCGMRAVATRGSVTVMEGVSSGSNNDFGCVLNLEDELKKACQLTVDLLDAPTVKGGEYTVILDPRMAGLFVHEAFGHLSEADDISENEALRELMTLGKKFGREILHIYDTGVEHGNRGALVYDDEGVAAEKTYLIKDGVLVGRLHSRESAAKMGEAPTGSARAMSYTFPPIVRMRTTCIEAGTSSFADMIKDIELGVYALGGYGGQTNGEMFTFTAGHGYMIRNGKIAELVKDVTLSGNVFTTLANIDMVGNDFAYDNGAGGCGKWMQSPLPTSEGSPHIRVQKVVIGGAS, from the coding sequence TTGAAAGAACTTCTGCGACAGGCACTCAACGCGTCAACGGCTGACTACTGTGAGATTCGCCTAGAGGAAACGCATGTCACTTCGATTGAGTATCGCGGCAAGAACCTTGACCAGCTCTCCCAGCGCCTGCAATACGGGGGCAACGTCAGGGCCTTAGTCGACGGCGGGTGGGGGTTCGTCTCGTTTAACCGCCTCGACAACCTAGAAGAACAGGTTAGGCAGGCCTGTGCGCAGGCGCGTGTGCTCGGAGCCATAAAACAGGGGAAGAGCCAGATGGCCCAAGTACCGGTGGTCGACACCGAAGTAAAGACCGCCGTGCAGCAGGACCCCCGCGCAGTCACGCTCGAGGAAAAGATTAACCTGTTTTCTCGTTATAACGACCTGATTCTAAACTTCCATCCCGCGATTACCGGCTCGGTCATCCGCTACTTTGACCGCTACATAAACCTTTATTTCGCCAATACTGACGGCTCCTACGTCGCGCAGGAAAAATTCGATATCGGCTGCGGTATGCGGGCGGTAGCCACGCGCGGTAGCGTCACGGTCATGGAAGGCGTGAGCAGCGGCAGCAACAACGACTTCGGCTGTGTGCTCAACTTAGAGGATGAGCTTAAGAAGGCCTGCCAGCTAACGGTAGACTTGCTCGATGCCCCCACCGTTAAGGGAGGCGAGTACACCGTTATTCTTGACCCTAGGATGGCCGGGCTTTTCGTGCATGAGGCGTTTGGCCACTTAAGCGAAGCCGACGACATCAGCGAGAACGAAGCCTTGCGTGAACTAATGACGCTTGGCAAGAAATTTGGGCGAGAGATTCTACATATCTACGACACCGGCGTAGAACACGGCAATCGCGGTGCGTTGGTGTACGATGATGAAGGCGTCGCCGCCGAAAAGACGTACTTAATTAAGGACGGCGTGCTTGTCGGCAGGCTCCACTCCCGCGAAAGCGCCGCCAAAATGGGCGAGGCGCCGACAGGCTCCGCGCGGGCTATGTCCTATACCTTCCCGCCCATTGTGCGCATGCGCACCACCTGTATTGAGGCTGGCACGAGTTCATTTGCAGACATGATTAAGGACATAGAGCTTGGGGTGTATGCTCTAGGCGGGTACGGCGGGCAAACCAACGGCGAGATGTTTACCTTTACCGCGGGGCACGGTTACATGATTCGCAACGGGAAGATTGCCGAGCTAGTTAAGGACGTTACCCTAAGCGGCAATGTCTTTACTACGTTGGCGAACATCGATATGGTAGGTAACGACTTCGCCTACGATAACGGGGCCGGGGGTTGCGGTAAGTGGATGCAGTCGCCGCTACCCACCAGTGAGGGTTCGCCTCATATTCGCGTACAGAAAGTCGTTATCGGGGGTGCGAGCTAA
- a CDS encoding DUF4111 domain-containing protein, producing the protein MTLNEAIQIMTDKIASILADNTPTVYLHGSVVLDDFRLGWSDIDILVLTEREISEQQAEALVRLREALLECYPSNPYFRLFEGGMLSADAFLNGKKERAVYWGTSGERITDNYRMSSLGMAVLLDNGILLHGNDLRERMIYPSYTQMCKDISQHAQVARRHGAVIGWLLDIARGIYTLRTGKIVAKTAAGEWALENGICPDADAMRKAVKCRKEACPTDENSIDNAIIQRFADVLESELDKQGHRYS; encoded by the coding sequence ATGACTCTAAATGAGGCCATTCAAATCATGACAGACAAAATAGCATCTATCCTTGCAGATAACACGCCAACAGTGTATCTCCATGGATCGGTTGTGCTTGATGACTTTCGACTCGGCTGGAGTGATATTGACATACTCGTGCTGACCGAGCGAGAAATAAGCGAACAGCAGGCAGAGGCTCTAGTTAGGCTTCGCGAGGCTTTATTAGAATGCTATCCCAGCAACCCTTATTTTAGGTTGTTTGAAGGCGGTATGCTTTCTGCCGATGCGTTCCTGAACGGCAAAAAAGAGCGGGCGGTGTATTGGGGAACGAGCGGCGAGCGCATCACCGATAACTATAGAATGAGCAGTTTGGGTATGGCAGTGCTGCTTGATAACGGCATTCTTCTTCACGGCAATGATCTTCGTGAGAGGATGATCTATCCGTCATACACACAAATGTGCAAAGACATTTCCCAGCACGCACAGGTGGCTCGGAGACATGGCGCCGTGATTGGTTGGCTATTGGACATAGCGCGAGGGATTTATACCCTCCGCACAGGAAAGATTGTCGCCAAGACCGCTGCCGGCGAATGGGCATTGGAAAACGGAATATGCCCTGACGCTGACGCCATGCGAAAGGCTGTCAAATGCCGCAAGGAAGCCTGCCCCACGGACGAAAATAGTATAGATAATGCAATCATTCAGCGGTTTGCTGATGTGTTAGAGAGCGAGTTAGACAAACAAGGTCATAGGTATAGTTGA
- a CDS encoding peptidylprolyl isomerase, translating into METEKGTFTIELYAEDAPGTVENFTKLANAGFYDGLTFHRCIKNFVIQGGCPEGTGRGGPGYKIKCETAGNPHKHVRGALSMAHAGKDTGGSQFFVVRQPQPHLDGVHTVFGKVIDNVDLVDHIEQGDKMQKVRVQ; encoded by the coding sequence ATGGAGACCGAGAAAGGCACCTTTACGATTGAACTTTACGCAGAAGACGCGCCCGGCACGGTAGAGAATTTTACAAAACTCGCTAATGCCGGTTTCTACGACGGCCTTACCTTTCACCGCTGCATCAAGAATTTCGTGATTCAGGGCGGATGCCCCGAAGGCACGGGGCGCGGCGGCCCGGGCTACAAGATTAAGTGTGAAACCGCCGGCAATCCCCATAAACATGTGCGCGGGGCCCTTAGTATGGCTCACGCGGGCAAAGATACAGGCGGCAGCCAGTTCTTTGTGGTGCGTCAGCCGCAGCCTCACTTAGACGGCGTGCATACCGTGTTTGGAAAGGTTATCGACAATGTCGACTTAGTGGACCACATCGAGCAGGGAGATAAAATGCAGAAAGTCAGAGTGCAATAA
- a CDS encoding 4-hydroxyphenylacetate 3-hydroxylase family protein produces the protein MALKTAAEYIDSLRRMKFEAYLLGERIENIVDHPLVRPSLNAVALTYELALNPEYAALLTTSSSLTGERISRFCHLHQSADDLVAKVKMLRLLGQKTAACFQRCVGMDAINAVDSATFEIDRAYGTKYHERFRRWLCDMQAKDATIDGAMTDPKGDRSKSPSQQPDPDMYLRVVAERPDGIVVRGAKVHQTGALNSHEILAMPTIALAASDRAYAVAFAVPADSAGLIYIYGRQSSDTRKLENGSLDVGNARFGGHECLVVFDDVFVPWERVFMCGEHDYAGLLVERFAAYHRQSYGGCKVGVGDVLIGAAALAAEYNGASRASHVKDKLIEMTHLNETLYACGLACSSEGRATATGTYLVDLLLANVCKQNVTRFPYEISRLAEDIAGGLMVTMPSERDLSNPATKPWLEKYLQGVAGVPTEHRLRVLRLIENLTLGAGAVGYRTESMHGAGSPQAQRIVIGRQADFAAKQKLAKAIAGITEGCEA, from the coding sequence ATGGCGTTAAAGACTGCCGCCGAGTACATCGACTCCCTGCGACGCATGAAGTTTGAGGCCTACCTGCTTGGAGAGCGCATAGAAAACATCGTCGACCATCCCCTGGTTAGGCCTTCGCTTAATGCGGTGGCCCTTACTTATGAGCTGGCACTCAACCCAGAATACGCCGCCTTGCTGACGACGAGTTCGAGCTTAACCGGCGAGAGAATCAGCCGCTTTTGCCATCTGCACCAAAGCGCCGACGACTTGGTGGCGAAAGTTAAGATGCTGCGCCTCTTAGGGCAAAAAACTGCTGCCTGCTTTCAGCGGTGTGTCGGTATGGACGCCATTAACGCCGTCGACAGCGCTACGTTTGAAATCGACCGCGCCTACGGCACCAAGTACCACGAGCGCTTCCGCCGCTGGCTCTGCGATATGCAGGCAAAAGACGCGACGATAGACGGCGCCATGACCGACCCTAAGGGCGACCGCAGCAAGTCACCCTCCCAGCAACCAGACCCAGACATGTACCTGCGTGTCGTCGCAGAGCGCCCAGACGGGATAGTGGTGCGCGGGGCAAAGGTGCACCAGACCGGTGCGCTTAACTCACACGAAATATTGGCCATGCCGACCATAGCGCTTGCGGCGAGTGACCGAGCCTATGCCGTCGCTTTTGCCGTCCCGGCCGACAGCGCTGGGCTCATCTACATTTACGGTCGCCAGTCATCCGACACGCGCAAGCTTGAAAACGGCAGCCTCGACGTCGGCAACGCGCGCTTTGGCGGTCATGAATGCCTAGTCGTCTTTGACGACGTGTTTGTGCCGTGGGAGCGCGTGTTTATGTGCGGGGAACACGACTACGCGGGACTATTGGTTGAGCGGTTTGCCGCTTATCACCGCCAGAGCTACGGCGGCTGCAAGGTTGGGGTAGGCGACGTCTTAATTGGGGCGGCCGCGCTAGCCGCGGAGTACAACGGCGCAAGTCGCGCAAGCCACGTCAAGGACAAACTCATCGAGATGACGCATCTTAACGAGACGCTCTACGCCTGTGGCCTTGCCTGCTCGTCCGAGGGGCGCGCCACTGCCACCGGCACGTATCTCGTCGACCTGTTGTTAGCTAACGTCTGCAAGCAAAACGTCACGCGCTTCCCCTATGAGATATCCCGCCTCGCCGAGGACATCGCCGGCGGCTTAATGGTAACGATGCCGAGCGAGCGCGACTTAAGTAACCCCGCCACTAAACCTTGGCTAGAGAAATACCTGCAGGGGGTAGCGGGAGTCCCCACAGAGCATCGCCTGCGCGTACTTCGCCTGATTGAAAATCTTACGTTAGGCGCAGGAGCAGTAGGTTACCGCACGGAATCCATGCACGGCGCGGGCTCGCCACAGGCGCAACGTATCGTGATTGGGCGGCAGGCAGATTTTGCCGCCAAACAGAAGCTAGCCAAGGCCATAGCAGGGATTACGGAGGGCTGCGAAGCATGA
- the glnA gene encoding type I glutamate--ammonia ligase, with product MASSYDVLQRVKEDNIRFVRLQFTDILGVNKNVAISVDEIEQALEGQMMFDGSSIEGFARIEESDMLLKADPDTYAVFPWTKDKAPTARLICDILNPDGTPFSGCPRGTLKRAVAEAQSLGYTMQVGPEAEFFLFKRDAEGRPTTITNDRGGYFDLSPIDRGEDARRDIVLTLEEMGFHVEASHHECAPGQHEIDFRYAPAVTTADNVTTFKLVVRTIAMQHGLHATFMPKPLFGEAGSGMHINQSLFTNGTNAFYDPSAPHQLSAVAMQYLAGLIKYVREYTAITNPLVNSYKRLVPGYEAPVYIAWSERNRSPLIRVPARRGNATRLELRSPDPSCNPYLAFAVALRAGLQGIKDGLVPPPPVERNIYDMCEHERAHAGVEALPGTLTEALHYFAQSKLMRETLGDHIVERYLAAKREEQHIYEKTVHPWELERYLSIF from the coding sequence ATGGCCAGTAGTTACGACGTGCTGCAGCGAGTGAAAGAGGACAATATCAGGTTTGTGAGGTTGCAGTTCACGGACATCCTAGGCGTCAACAAGAACGTCGCCATTTCAGTGGACGAGATAGAACAAGCGCTCGAAGGACAGATGATGTTTGACGGCTCTTCTATTGAAGGATTTGCTCGCATTGAGGAATCCGACATGCTGCTTAAGGCCGACCCCGACACCTATGCCGTGTTTCCGTGGACGAAAGATAAGGCACCCACGGCACGCCTCATCTGCGACATTCTGAACCCCGACGGCACGCCCTTTAGCGGTTGCCCGCGCGGTACGCTAAAGCGTGCGGTGGCCGAGGCGCAGTCTCTCGGCTACACCATGCAGGTAGGGCCTGAGGCCGAGTTCTTCCTCTTTAAGCGCGACGCGGAAGGCCGCCCCACCACGATTACCAACGACCGCGGTGGCTACTTCGACCTTTCTCCCATTGACCGCGGCGAAGACGCGCGCCGAGACATTGTTCTGACGCTTGAGGAAATGGGCTTTCACGTCGAGGCCTCACACCACGAGTGTGCACCCGGCCAGCACGAAATAGATTTCCGCTACGCGCCGGCGGTAACCACTGCAGATAATGTTACCACATTTAAGCTCGTGGTGCGCACTATCGCCATGCAGCACGGCTTGCACGCTACCTTTATGCCGAAGCCCCTCTTCGGCGAGGCCGGTTCCGGTATGCACATTAACCAGTCCTTGTTCACGAATGGGACTAACGCCTTCTACGACCCCTCCGCCCCGCATCAGCTAAGCGCAGTGGCCATGCAGTATCTGGCCGGTTTGATTAAATACGTGCGCGAATACACGGCCATCACCAACCCCTTGGTCAACTCCTATAAGCGCCTAGTCCCGGGGTACGAGGCCCCGGTCTACATTGCTTGGTCGGAGCGCAACCGCAGCCCGCTTATCCGCGTGCCCGCCAGGCGCGGCAACGCTACCCGGCTTGAACTGCGGAGCCCCGACCCAAGCTGTAACCCCTACCTAGCGTTTGCGGTTGCCCTGCGCGCCGGGCTACAAGGAATTAAAGATGGTCTGGTGCCGCCGCCGCCCGTAGAGCGCAACATCTATGACATGTGCGAACATGAGCGCGCCCACGCGGGAGTCGAGGCATTGCCCGGCACCCTGACGGAAGCACTGCACTATTTTGCCCAAAGTAAGTTGATGCGCGAGACGCTTGGAGACCACATTGTGGAGCGTTACCTGGCCGCTAAGCGAGAGGAGCAGCACATCTACGAGAAGACCGTGCACCCGTGGGAGCTCGAGCGCTACCTGTCTATCTTTTAG
- a CDS encoding DUF362 domain-containing protein, producing MSQVAVTKASSYAPAEIEQALERGLRLVYPEGLAHLIKPGAKVALKVNMLMGKGPERAITTHPAVVRAVCKAVLSCGGIPLIIDSPGGPYTPAMLKSAYERCGFAEVARETGALLNFDTAVEKVGRATGTLVNAAELLAPAVQADVLINLPKLKTHGLTVMTCAVKNMFGLIPGLTKIDYHMRMPEVPDFCAALVGIAELAQPELTIVDAVVAMEGEGPSGGKPKELGYLLVGCNMHAVDMVAAELLGIKPEQVPTIVAARQASPRLAPLNLLDVVVLGEALTPHKVRLPVAAKNTNLFEKTLPKPAADVLALYLRPRPRFVRQKCTACGICVRSCPPRALTARKKDVPELNLALCIRCFCCQELCPEHAVEVERSLLGRILTRF from the coding sequence GTGAGCCAAGTAGCTGTTACGAAGGCGTCAAGTTATGCGCCCGCAGAAATAGAGCAAGCACTAGAGAGAGGCTTGCGCTTAGTTTATCCCGAAGGACTCGCACACTTGATTAAGCCGGGCGCTAAGGTAGCGCTCAAAGTAAACATGCTCATGGGCAAAGGGCCGGAGCGAGCCATCACCACGCATCCGGCGGTAGTGCGCGCTGTCTGTAAGGCAGTGTTGTCGTGTGGGGGCATCCCGCTGATTATTGACAGCCCGGGCGGGCCGTATACCCCTGCCATGCTTAAGTCGGCATACGAAAGGTGCGGCTTTGCGGAAGTGGCCCGCGAGACCGGTGCACTACTTAACTTTGACACAGCGGTGGAAAAGGTAGGCCGCGCGACAGGGACTTTAGTGAATGCGGCTGAGCTTTTGGCTCCGGCTGTGCAGGCCGATGTCTTAATTAACTTGCCCAAACTAAAAACACACGGCCTCACAGTAATGACCTGCGCCGTAAAAAACATGTTCGGCTTGATACCGGGCTTGACTAAGATTGACTACCACATGCGCATGCCTGAGGTGCCAGACTTTTGCGCGGCACTCGTAGGGATTGCGGAGCTCGCGCAGCCGGAACTTACGATTGTAGATGCGGTCGTGGCCATGGAGGGCGAAGGCCCGTCCGGCGGCAAGCCCAAGGAACTCGGCTATCTCTTGGTGGGATGCAATATGCACGCAGTGGATATGGTTGCGGCCGAGCTTTTAGGGATAAAACCGGAGCAGGTGCCGACCATAGTCGCAGCCCGGCAAGCCTCGCCAAGACTTGCTCCCCTGAACCTTCTGGATGTTGTGGTGCTAGGAGAAGCGCTTACGCCCCACAAGGTGCGGCTACCGGTGGCCGCCAAGAACACCAACCTCTTTGAGAAGACGCTCCCTAAACCAGCCGCGGATGTCCTGGCACTCTACTTGCGGCCGCGACCGCGTTTCGTTAGGCAAAAATGCACGGCCTGCGGCATCTGCGTGCGTAGTTGCCCGCCCCGCGCACTTACGGCGCGCAAAAAAGACGTGCCCGAGTTAAACCTAGCCTTGTGCATTCGCTGCTTCTGCTGCCAAGAGCTCTGCCCCGAACACGCCGTCGAGGTAGAGCGCTCTTTGCTCGGACGCATCCTAACCCGCTTCTAA